In Cupriavidus taiwanensis, the following proteins share a genomic window:
- a CDS encoding tripartite tricarboxylate transporter substrate binding protein, with protein MQRRHFLARAGIAAATAALGLAAMPAQAQADKFPQRPIRLVIGYTAGGSTDIPFRVLADNASKILGQPVIVENKPGAGGVLPAQLMQSTAPDGYTLAQVAMPVYRLPYTTKINWDPVKDLSYIINLAGYSFGLVVPADSPIKTMQEYIAYAKANPGKLTYGSPGSMTTLHLTMEELAMKQGVQFSHIPYKGNSESMQALLGGHVMSVADTPAWAPYVEQGKLRLLSTWGEKRSARFPNVPTLKELGMGIVQTSPFGLVAPKGTDPKIVQKLHDAFKKAMEMPNYRESLAKFDMEPFYLNSQQYAQFAAETVKKEKAIIEKLGLAKPQ; from the coding sequence ATGCAACGCCGCCACTTCCTCGCCCGCGCCGGCATCGCCGCCGCCACCGCGGCCCTCGGCCTTGCCGCCATGCCCGCCCAGGCCCAGGCCGACAAGTTCCCGCAGCGCCCGATCCGGCTGGTGATCGGCTACACCGCCGGCGGCTCCACGGATATCCCGTTCCGCGTGCTGGCCGACAACGCCTCGAAGATCCTGGGCCAGCCGGTGATCGTCGAGAACAAGCCCGGTGCCGGCGGCGTGCTGCCGGCGCAGCTGATGCAGAGCACCGCGCCGGACGGCTACACGCTGGCGCAGGTGGCCATGCCGGTCTATCGCCTGCCGTACACCACCAAGATCAACTGGGATCCGGTCAAGGACCTGAGCTACATCATCAACCTGGCCGGCTATTCGTTCGGCCTGGTGGTGCCGGCCGATTCGCCGATCAAGACCATGCAGGAGTACATTGCCTACGCCAAGGCCAACCCGGGCAAGCTGACCTACGGCTCGCCGGGCTCGATGACGACGCTGCACCTGACCATGGAAGAACTGGCCATGAAGCAGGGCGTGCAGTTCTCGCACATCCCCTACAAGGGCAATTCGGAATCGATGCAGGCGCTGCTGGGCGGCCACGTGATGTCGGTGGCCGACACGCCGGCGTGGGCGCCGTACGTGGAGCAGGGCAAGCTGCGCCTGCTGTCGACCTGGGGCGAGAAGCGCTCGGCGCGCTTCCCCAACGTGCCGACGCTGAAGGAACTTGGCATGGGCATCGTGCAGACCTCGCCGTTCGGCCTGGTCGCGCCCAAGGGCACCGACCCGAAGATCGTGCAGAAGCTGCATGACGCCTTCAAGAAGGCCATGGAAATGCCCAACTACCGCGAGTCGCTGGCCAAGTTCGACATGGAGCCGTTCTATCTGAACAGCCAGCAGTACGCGCAGTTCGCGGCGGAAACCGTCAAGAAGGAAAAGGCGATCATCGAAAAGCTCGGGCTGGCCAAGCCGCAGTAA
- a CDS encoding YbgC/FadM family acyl-CoA thioesterase — protein sequence MAKEEFRHTIPLRVRWSEVDPQSIVFNAHYLTYCDICVTEYWRALGIRYPEDVLHAHGVDIFVVKSTLEYHASARFDDELELRGRMARLGRSSMLFRVEMYRGDEHLITGEIVYVCADPATQKSASIPGVVREIIEGYEVVKPAG from the coding sequence ATGGCCAAAGAGGAGTTCCGCCACACCATCCCGCTGCGCGTGCGCTGGTCCGAAGTCGATCCGCAATCGATCGTCTTCAATGCGCACTACCTGACGTATTGCGATATCTGCGTGACGGAGTACTGGCGTGCGCTGGGGATCCGCTATCCCGAGGACGTATTGCACGCGCACGGCGTCGATATCTTCGTGGTCAAGTCCACGCTCGAGTATCACGCATCGGCGCGCTTTGACGATGAGCTGGAACTGCGCGGGCGCATGGCGCGGCTGGGGCGGTCCAGCATGCTGTTCCGGGTGGAGATGTATCGAGGCGACGAGCACCTGATCACCGGTGAAATCGTCTATGTGTGCGCGGACCCGGCGACGCAGAAGTCGGCGTCGATCCCGGGGGTAGTGCGAGAGATTATCGAGGGGTATGAGGTGGTGAAGCCGGCGGGGTAA
- the denD gene encoding D-erythronate dehydrogenase, protein MNVLITGGAGFLGLQLARLLLQRGTLNLDGKAVAFERLTLLDVVAPQGLDQGLDNGRVRVVTGDLSDPAVLRQAIDQDTGAVFHLAAVVSGQAEADFDLGMRVNLDASRALLETCRELGHKPRVLFTSSVAVYGGELPPVVQDDTALNPQSSYGVQKAIGELLLSDYSRRGFVDGRVLRLPTISVRPGKPNAAASSFASGIIREPLSGVAANCPVAPETKLWLLSPRAAVAALVNGIELAGERLGNRRVINLPGVSVTAAGMVDALRRVAGDAVADLVTWEREERIEKIVGTWPAAWNAERALSLGFESDASFDAVIRAYMEDAGVGK, encoded by the coding sequence ATGAACGTACTGATTACCGGCGGCGCCGGCTTCCTTGGCCTGCAACTCGCCCGCCTGCTGCTGCAACGCGGCACCCTGAACCTGGACGGCAAGGCCGTTGCCTTCGAGCGCCTGACGCTGCTCGACGTGGTCGCGCCGCAAGGCCTCGACCAAGGCCTGGACAATGGGCGCGTACGCGTGGTGACAGGCGACCTGTCCGACCCGGCGGTGCTACGCCAGGCCATCGACCAGGACACCGGTGCGGTGTTCCACCTCGCCGCCGTGGTCAGCGGCCAGGCGGAGGCGGATTTCGACCTCGGCATGCGCGTCAACCTCGACGCCTCGCGCGCGCTGCTCGAAACCTGCCGCGAGCTGGGCCACAAGCCGCGCGTGCTGTTCACCAGCTCGGTCGCGGTCTATGGCGGCGAACTGCCGCCGGTGGTGCAGGACGACACCGCGCTGAACCCGCAATCGTCGTACGGCGTGCAGAAGGCCATCGGCGAACTGCTGCTGTCGGACTACAGCCGCCGCGGCTTCGTCGACGGCCGCGTGCTGCGCCTGCCGACCATCAGCGTGCGTCCGGGCAAGCCCAATGCGGCGGCCTCGTCGTTCGCCAGCGGCATCATCCGCGAGCCGCTGTCGGGCGTCGCAGCGAACTGCCCGGTGGCGCCGGAGACGAAGCTGTGGCTGTTGTCGCCGCGCGCGGCGGTTGCCGCGCTGGTCAACGGCATCGAACTGGCCGGCGAACGGCTGGGCAACCGCCGCGTCATCAACCTGCCGGGGGTGTCGGTGACGGCGGCGGGCATGGTCGATGCGCTGCGCCGCGTGGCCGGCGATGCGGTGGCGGACCTCGTGACGTGGGAACGCGAGGAGCGCATCGAGAAGATCGTCGGCACGTGGCCGGCGGCGTGGAATGCCGAACGGGCCTTGTCGCTGGGGTTCGAGAGCGATGCCAGCTTTGATGCGGTGATCCGGGCTTATATGGAAGATGCGGGAGTGGGCAAGTAA
- the otnI gene encoding 2-oxo-tetronate isomerase encodes MPRFAANLSMMYHEHAFLDRFAAAAADGFQAVEYLFPYEHPAAELRARLDANGLAQALFNAPPGDWAAGERGLASLPGREAEFRDAVGRALEYAGVIGNDRVHVMAGLVPADAERARYRATYLENVAFAAQEAAAQGVTIVLEPINTRDMPGYFLNRQDDAQAICKEVGAANLKVQFDCYHCQIVEGDIAMKLRRDIAGIGHIQIAGVPERHEPDLGELNYPYLFDLIDSLGYTGWIGCEYRPRAGTSEGLGWLKPYLGR; translated from the coding sequence ATGCCGCGCTTCGCCGCAAATCTCTCGATGATGTACCACGAGCACGCGTTCCTGGATCGCTTCGCCGCTGCCGCGGCGGACGGCTTCCAGGCGGTGGAGTACCTGTTCCCGTACGAGCACCCCGCCGCCGAGCTGCGCGCGCGCCTCGACGCGAACGGTCTCGCCCAGGCGCTGTTCAATGCCCCGCCGGGTGACTGGGCAGCGGGCGAGCGCGGCCTGGCCTCGCTGCCGGGGCGCGAGGCGGAATTCCGCGATGCCGTCGGGCGCGCGCTGGAATACGCCGGCGTGATCGGCAATGACCGCGTGCACGTGATGGCAGGGCTGGTACCGGCCGATGCCGAACGCGCGCGCTACCGCGCCACCTACCTGGAAAACGTCGCTTTCGCCGCGCAGGAGGCCGCCGCGCAGGGCGTGACCATCGTGCTGGAGCCGATCAACACGCGCGACATGCCGGGCTATTTCCTGAACCGCCAGGACGACGCGCAGGCGATCTGCAAGGAGGTCGGCGCGGCCAACCTGAAGGTGCAGTTCGACTGCTACCACTGCCAGATCGTCGAGGGCGATATCGCGATGAAGCTCAGGCGCGACATCGCCGGCATCGGCCATATCCAGATCGCCGGCGTGCCCGAGCGCCATGAGCCGGACCTGGGCGAGCTGAACTACCCGTACCTGTTCGACCTGATCGACTCGCTCGGCTATACGGGCTGGATCGGTTGCGAATACCGTCCGCGCGCCGGCACGTCCGAAGGACTGGGCTGGCTCAAGCCCTACCTCGGCCGCTGA
- a CDS encoding MFS transporter, translated as MPSNQPAASVPAFDSLGGNARLDTDTQIEKRAYSKVFWRIMPFLMLCYVVAYLDRVNVGFAKLQMGQDLAFSETVFGLGAGLFFIGYFLFEVPSNLLMHKIGARIWIARIMITWGIISALFLFVKTPTQFYVMRFLLGLAEAGFYPGVILYLTYWYPANRRAKMIALFMSGIPVAGMFGNPLSGWIMDAFNGTHGMSGWQWMFLLEALPALVIGVVTIFVLRDGIDKAPWLSADEKRVLKRNIDEDQQKAGAAAGQAHGHSLGAVFSDRRVWWMCLIYFCFVTGQYALTFWMPTLVKASGVTGNLKIGLLSAIPFICAIVVMNILGHSADARQERRWHLIVPALMGAVGFAIAASFTNNTTVSIAALSLAAAGVLTCAPLFWSLPTAFLSGIAAASGIAVVNSVGNLAGFVSPYMVGALKDLTHSTQLPMYVLSAILVVGAVLVWLTPAKLVNR; from the coding sequence ATGCCTTCCAACCAACCGGCGGCCAGCGTGCCCGCCTTCGACAGCCTGGGCGGCAACGCCCGGCTCGACACCGACACCCAGATCGAGAAACGCGCCTACAGCAAGGTGTTCTGGCGCATCATGCCGTTCCTGATGCTGTGCTACGTGGTCGCCTACCTCGACCGCGTCAACGTCGGCTTTGCCAAGCTGCAGATGGGCCAGGACCTGGCCTTCTCCGAGACCGTGTTCGGCCTGGGCGCCGGCCTGTTCTTCATCGGCTACTTCCTGTTCGAGGTGCCCAGCAACCTGCTGATGCACAAGATCGGCGCGCGCATCTGGATCGCCCGCATCATGATCACGTGGGGCATCATCTCGGCGCTGTTCCTGTTCGTGAAGACGCCGACGCAGTTCTACGTGATGCGCTTCCTGCTCGGCCTGGCCGAGGCGGGCTTCTACCCCGGCGTGATCCTGTACCTGACCTACTGGTACCCGGCCAACCGGCGCGCCAAGATGATCGCGCTGTTCATGTCGGGCATCCCGGTTGCCGGCATGTTCGGCAACCCGCTGTCGGGCTGGATCATGGACGCCTTCAACGGCACCCATGGCATGAGCGGCTGGCAATGGATGTTCCTGCTCGAAGCCCTGCCCGCGCTGGTGATCGGCGTGGTAACGATCTTCGTGCTGCGCGATGGCATCGACAAGGCCCCGTGGCTCAGCGCCGATGAAAAGCGCGTGCTCAAGCGCAATATCGACGAAGACCAGCAGAAGGCCGGCGCCGCCGCCGGCCAGGCGCACGGGCATTCGCTGGGCGCCGTGTTCAGCGACCGCCGGGTGTGGTGGATGTGCCTGATCTACTTCTGCTTCGTCACCGGCCAGTACGCGCTGACGTTCTGGATGCCCACGCTGGTCAAGGCCAGCGGCGTCACCGGCAACCTGAAGATCGGCCTGCTGTCGGCGATCCCGTTCATCTGCGCCATCGTCGTCATGAACATCCTCGGCCACAGCGCCGACGCGCGCCAGGAGCGCCGCTGGCACCTGATCGTGCCGGCGCTGATGGGTGCGGTGGGCTTTGCCATTGCCGCCTCGTTCACCAACAATACGACCGTGTCGATCGCCGCGCTGTCGCTGGCCGCCGCCGGGGTGCTGACCTGCGCGCCGCTGTTCTGGTCGCTGCCCACCGCGTTCCTGTCCGGCATTGCCGCCGCTTCCGGCATTGCCGTGGTGAACTCGGTCGGCAACCTGGCCGGGTTCGTGTCGCCATACATGGTCGGCGCGCTCAAGGACCTGACGCACAGCACGCAGCTGCCGATGTACGTGCTGTCCGCGATCCTGGTGGTCGGCGCCGTGCTGGTGTGGCTGACGCCGGCTAAACTGGTCAATCGCTGA
- the otnC gene encoding 3-oxo-tetronate 4-phosphate decarboxylase has protein sequence MSTESKLREEICRIGASLYQRGYTVGSAGNISARLDDGWLITPTDACLGMMDPAAVAKVAADGSWVSGDKPSKTLTLHRAIYDNNPGAHAVVHTHSTHLVALTLAGVWQPDDVLPPLTPYYVMKVGHIPLIPYHRPGDPAVAARVATLAAQVRGVLLERLGPVVWESSVSRAAFALEELEETAKLWMMMKDTPGFAARAALPDGALAELRDAFQARW, from the coding sequence ATGAGCACCGAAAGCAAGCTGCGCGAAGAGATCTGCCGCATCGGCGCCAGCCTCTACCAGCGCGGCTATACCGTCGGCTCGGCCGGCAACATCAGCGCGCGGCTGGACGATGGCTGGCTGATCACCCCGACCGATGCCTGCCTGGGCATGATGGATCCGGCCGCGGTCGCCAAGGTCGCCGCCGACGGCAGCTGGGTCTCGGGCGACAAGCCATCCAAGACGCTGACACTGCATCGCGCGATCTATGACAACAACCCCGGGGCGCACGCCGTGGTGCATACGCACTCGACTCACCTCGTGGCCCTGACGCTCGCCGGGGTCTGGCAACCCGACGACGTACTGCCGCCACTCACGCCGTATTACGTGATGAAGGTCGGCCATATCCCGCTGATTCCCTATCACCGGCCCGGCGATCCCGCGGTCGCCGCGCGCGTGGCCACGCTGGCCGCGCAGGTGCGCGGCGTGCTGCTGGAGCGCCTGGGGCCGGTGGTGTGGGAGTCCAGCGTCTCGCGCGCCGCGTTCGCGCTGGAAGAACTGGAGGAGACCGCCAAGCTATGGATGATGATGAAGGACACGCCGGGCTTCGCCGCCCGCGCGGCGCTGCCCGACGGCGCACTGGCTGAGTTGCGCGACGCCTTCCAGGCGCGCTGGTAG
- the otnK gene encoding 3-oxo-tetronate kinase yields MTALLGCIADDFTGATDLANTLVRNGMRTVQTIGVPASMADIGSADAVVVALKSRTVPAAQAVAESLAALQWLRAQGCRQFVFKYCSTFDSTDAGNIGPVAEALLAALDSDFTIACPAFPENGRTIFRGHLFVGDALLNESGMEHHPLTPMTDANLVRVLQRQSKHKVGLLRHDAVARGAQATAGRIAALRGEGVRMAIADAVSDADLLTLGEACAGLPLITGGSGIALGLPENFRRAGLLPQRADADAVPAIDGPGVVLAGSASRATNGQVARWLEQGRPALRIDPLALARGEAVADAALDFAASHDEPVLVYATSSPDEVKAVQAELGVERAGHLVEQCLATVAAGLLARGTRRFVVAGGETSGAVVQALNVRALRIGTQIAPGVPATVTLGATPLALALKSGNFGGPDFFDEALRQLGAE; encoded by the coding sequence ATGACCGCGCTCCTGGGCTGTATCGCCGACGACTTTACCGGCGCCACCGACCTCGCCAACACGCTGGTGCGCAATGGCATGCGCACCGTGCAGACCATCGGCGTGCCCGCATCCATGGCCGATATCGGCAGCGCCGACGCCGTGGTGGTCGCACTCAAGTCGCGCACCGTGCCCGCGGCCCAGGCCGTGGCCGAGTCGCTGGCCGCGCTGCAATGGCTGCGCGCGCAGGGCTGCCGCCAGTTCGTCTTCAAGTACTGCTCCACCTTCGATTCGACCGACGCCGGCAATATCGGCCCGGTGGCCGAGGCCCTGCTGGCGGCGCTGGACAGCGACTTCACCATCGCCTGCCCGGCCTTCCCCGAGAACGGCCGCACCATTTTCCGCGGTCACCTGTTCGTCGGCGACGCGCTGCTGAACGAATCGGGCATGGAGCACCATCCGCTGACGCCGATGACCGATGCCAACCTGGTGCGCGTGCTGCAGCGCCAGAGCAAGCACAAGGTTGGGCTGCTGCGCCATGACGCGGTCGCGCGCGGGGCGCAGGCCACGGCCGGGCGCATCGCCGCGCTGCGCGGCGAGGGTGTACGCATGGCAATTGCCGATGCCGTCTCCGACGCCGACCTGCTTACGCTGGGCGAGGCGTGCGCCGGGCTGCCGCTGATCACCGGCGGCTCCGGCATCGCGCTGGGCCTGCCCGAGAACTTCCGCCGCGCCGGCCTGCTGCCGCAGCGCGCCGACGCCGACGCGGTGCCGGCCATCGACGGCCCCGGCGTGGTGCTGGCCGGCAGCGCCTCGCGCGCGACCAACGGGCAAGTGGCGCGCTGGCTGGAGCAAGGCCGCCCGGCGCTGCGCATCGACCCGCTCGCGCTGGCGCGCGGCGAAGCCGTGGCCGACGCCGCGCTGGACTTCGCCGCCTCGCACGACGAGCCGGTGCTGGTCTACGCCACCTCCAGCCCCGACGAGGTCAAGGCCGTGCAGGCCGAACTGGGCGTCGAGCGTGCCGGCCACCTGGTCGAGCAATGCCTGGCCACCGTTGCGGCCGGCCTGCTCGCACGTGGCACGCGCCGCTTTGTCGTCGCCGGCGGCGAGACCTCGGGCGCCGTGGTACAGGCGCTGAACGTCCGCGCGCTGCGTATCGGCACACAGATCGCTCCGGGTGTGCCGGCCACGGTCACGCTCGGCGCCACGCCGCTGGCGCTGGCGCTCAAGTCGGGCAATTTCGGCGGCCCGGACTTCTTCGACGAAGCGCTGCGCCAGCTGGGAGCCGAGTGA
- the ltnD gene encoding L-threonate dehydrogenase has translation MSRNIGVIGLGAMGFGVAQSLLRAGFNVHACDLRAEVLQRFADAGGVPCASPAELGSRCDVVLTLVVNAQQTEAVLFGADGAVASMQPGKLVIASATVPPGFAGTLGQRLAEKGLLMLDAPVSGGAARAASGEMTMMTSGPAEAYALAEDVLAAIAGKVYRLGAAHGAGSKVKIINQLLAGVHIAAAAEAMALGLREGVDPDALYDVITHSAGNSWMFENRVPHILKGDYTPLSAVDIFVKDLGMVLDTARTSKFPLPLSAAAHQMFMMASTAGHGGEDDSAVIKIFPGIELPGKAE, from the coding sequence ATGTCCAGGAATATCGGCGTCATCGGCCTTGGTGCCATGGGCTTTGGTGTCGCGCAGTCGCTGCTGCGGGCCGGTTTCAACGTGCACGCCTGCGACCTGCGTGCCGAAGTGCTGCAGCGCTTTGCCGATGCCGGCGGCGTGCCGTGCGCCTCGCCCGCCGAGCTGGGCAGCCGCTGCGACGTGGTGCTGACGCTGGTGGTCAATGCGCAGCAGACCGAGGCCGTGCTGTTCGGCGCCGACGGTGCCGTGGCGTCGATGCAGCCGGGCAAGCTGGTGATCGCCAGCGCCACGGTGCCGCCGGGCTTTGCCGGGACCTTGGGACAGCGCCTCGCCGAAAAAGGCCTGCTGATGCTGGACGCGCCGGTCTCCGGCGGTGCCGCGCGCGCCGCCAGCGGCGAAATGACCATGATGACCTCGGGCCCCGCCGAAGCCTACGCGCTGGCCGAGGACGTGCTGGCCGCCATCGCCGGCAAGGTCTACCGCCTGGGCGCCGCGCACGGCGCCGGCTCCAAGGTCAAGATCATCAACCAGCTGCTGGCCGGCGTGCATATCGCCGCCGCGGCCGAGGCGATGGCGCTGGGCCTGCGCGAAGGCGTGGACCCGGACGCGCTCTATGACGTGATCACGCACAGCGCCGGCAACTCGTGGATGTTCGAGAACCGCGTGCCGCATATCCTGAAGGGCGACTACACCCCCCTGTCGGCGGTCGACATCTTCGTCAAGGACCTGGGCATGGTGCTCGACACCGCGCGCACCAGCAAATTCCCGCTGCCGCTGTCGGCCGCGGCGCACCAGATGTTCATGATGGCCTCCACCGCCGGCCACGGCGGCGAAGACGATTCGGCCGTGATCAAGATCTTCCCGGGCATCGAACTGCCGGGCAAGGCCGAATAA
- a CDS encoding FadR/GntR family transcriptional regulator has protein sequence MFQKVPARALTDNVAEQLLDKIQSGAFARGDKLPTEAVLSEEFGVSRTVVREAISRLKYEGVVESRQGSGVFVTLQAGIRPLRIDYTDTGTLEAVLQIVELRRAIEAEVAAQAARRRTDASMAAIDAALARLDEVVAQGGDGVAEDVGFHRAIAEATGNPYFLKTLEFLSQYLEAATRVTRTNEARRADFSRQVREEHQAIVAAIRAGDPLAARNAAQNHMYNAAHRLAQLGADESGATHGATN, from the coding sequence GTGTTCCAGAAAGTCCCTGCCCGCGCCCTGACTGACAACGTCGCCGAACAGCTGCTGGACAAGATCCAGAGCGGCGCCTTCGCCCGCGGCGACAAGCTGCCCACCGAGGCGGTGCTGTCCGAAGAGTTCGGCGTCAGCCGCACCGTGGTGCGCGAGGCCATCTCCCGGCTGAAATACGAAGGCGTGGTCGAGTCGCGCCAGGGCAGCGGCGTGTTCGTGACGCTGCAGGCCGGCATCCGGCCGCTGCGCATCGACTACACCGACACCGGTACGCTCGAAGCGGTGCTGCAGATCGTCGAGCTGCGCCGCGCGATCGAGGCCGAGGTGGCCGCGCAGGCGGCCCGGCGCCGCACCGATGCCTCGATGGCGGCGATCGACGCCGCGCTGGCCCGCCTCGACGAGGTGGTGGCGCAGGGCGGCGACGGCGTCGCCGAGGACGTGGGCTTTCACCGCGCCATCGCCGAAGCGACCGGCAATCCTTATTTCCTCAAGACGCTGGAATTCCTGAGCCAGTACCTGGAAGCCGCCACGCGCGTGACCCGCACCAACGAAGCGCGCCGCGCGGACTTTTCGCGCCAGGTGCGCGAGGAACACCAGGCCATCGTCGCCGCGATCCGCGCCGGCGACCCGCTGGCCGCGCGCAATGCCGCGCAGAACCACATGTACAACGCCGCGCACCGGCTGGCGCAACTGGGCGCAGACGAGAGCGGCGCGACGCACGGCGCCACCAACTGA
- a CDS encoding GNAT family N-acetyltransferase, with product MPTTVLICPWSEARERARAIRYTVFVEEQGVPVELEWDEWDEPSWHALALDEDGTPLATGRLLPDGHIGRMAVLKPARGSGVGALVLEALMRKAEQLGYPELVLNAQTHAAPFYARVGFEQVGPEFEEAGIPHVEMRKRLRR from the coding sequence ATGCCCACCACCGTCCTGATCTGCCCCTGGTCCGAAGCCCGCGAGCGTGCGCGCGCCATCCGCTACACCGTCTTTGTCGAAGAGCAGGGCGTGCCGGTGGAACTGGAATGGGACGAATGGGACGAGCCCAGCTGGCATGCGCTGGCGCTGGACGAGGATGGCACGCCGCTGGCCACCGGCCGGCTTCTGCCCGACGGCCATATCGGCCGCATGGCCGTGCTGAAGCCGGCGCGCGGCAGCGGCGTCGGCGCGCTGGTGCTGGAGGCGCTGATGCGCAAGGCGGAACAGCTGGGTTATCCGGAACTGGTGCTCAACGCGCAGACCCACGCGGCGCCGTTCTATGCGCGCGTGGGCTTCGAGCAGGTGGGGCCGGAATTCGAAGAGGCGGGCATCCCGCACGTGGAGATGCGCAAGCGCCTGCGGCGATAA
- a CDS encoding NRDE family protein has protein sequence MCLILVAWQSHPDYALVVAGNRDEFYARPAAAAHWWQDAPQVLAGRDLAEVIGEPGTWMGVNAEGRFAALTNYRAPSEKRTDARSRGELVAGFLRGHAAPFDYLDGLAGEDGAYNGFNLLASDLRELWWYSNRSASRQPQRLRPGLYGLSNALLDTPWPKVRSRVGALAEVLAADSGQPTASAEPYLQMLADQRQAADFELPATGVAPEWEKLLSSAFIRSPMYGTRASTVLRIRHDGRFDLNERSFDADGRIGEVAYHGTLNLSRDTGIVQAPR, from the coding sequence ATGTGTCTGATCCTGGTTGCCTGGCAATCGCACCCGGACTATGCCCTGGTCGTGGCCGGCAACCGCGATGAATTCTATGCCCGCCCCGCGGCGGCCGCGCACTGGTGGCAGGATGCGCCCCAGGTGCTGGCCGGCCGCGACCTCGCCGAGGTCATCGGCGAACCCGGCACCTGGATGGGCGTCAACGCCGAGGGCCGCTTCGCCGCGCTCACCAACTACCGCGCCCCGTCCGAAAAACGCACCGACGCCCGTTCGCGCGGCGAGCTGGTGGCGGGCTTCCTGCGCGGCCACGCGGCGCCGTTCGACTACCTCGACGGCCTCGCCGGCGAAGACGGCGCCTACAACGGCTTCAACCTGCTGGCGAGCGACCTGCGCGAACTGTGGTGGTACAGCAACCGCTCGGCGTCGCGCCAGCCGCAACGGCTGCGCCCCGGCCTGTACGGGCTGTCCAACGCGCTGCTCGACACGCCCTGGCCCAAGGTGCGCAGCCGCGTCGGCGCGCTGGCCGAAGTGCTGGCCGCGGACAGCGGCCAGCCCACCGCCAGCGCCGAACCCTACCTGCAGATGCTGGCTGACCAACGCCAGGCGGCGGATTTCGAGCTGCCCGCCACCGGCGTGGCGCCGGAGTGGGAAAAGCTGCTGTCGTCGGCCTTTATCCGTTCGCCGATGTACGGCACGCGCGCCAGCACCGTGCTGCGCATCCGCCACGACGGGCGCTTCGACCTGAACGAGCGCAGCTTTGACGCCGATGGCCGCATCGGCGAGGTGGCCTACCACGGCACGCTGAACCTGTCGCGCGACACCGGCATCGTGCAGGCGCCGCGCTGA
- a CDS encoding DUF4936 family protein, producing the protein MSDHLYVYFRVPEAVAAEALPHWHRWMETVAEATGIGGTLMRRPETRAGVQTWMECYADVPPAFDATLEGLWRQSGLDQWIEGERRAEHFIDLDVL; encoded by the coding sequence ATGAGCGATCACCTCTATGTCTATTTCCGCGTGCCGGAAGCCGTCGCCGCCGAGGCGCTGCCGCACTGGCACCGCTGGATGGAAACGGTCGCCGAAGCCACCGGAATTGGTGGTACGCTGATGCGCAGGCCGGAAACCCGCGCCGGCGTGCAGACCTGGATGGAGTGCTACGCCGACGTGCCGCCCGCGTTCGATGCCACGCTGGAAGGGCTGTGGCGGCAGAGCGGGCTGGACCAGTGGATAGAAGGCGAGCGGCGCGCCGAACACTTTATCGACCTGGACGTGCTGTAG